A genomic window from Erythrobacter sp. BLCC-B19 includes:
- a CDS encoding Arc family DNA-binding protein, with protein MSAKKAFPLRLDPALHDAVQRLADAELRSVNAEIEVLLREALARRGVKVERSQPARRGRPPAVSVEGSDDA; from the coding sequence ATGTCCGCCAAGAAGGCCTTTCCCCTGCGCCTCGATCCGGCGCTTCACGATGCGGTGCAGCGGCTTGCCGATGCCGAGCTGCGCAGCGTGAACGCCGAGATCGAGGTGCTGCTGCGCGAGGCGCTGGCGCGGCGCGGGGTGAAGGTGGAGCGCAGCCAGCCCGCACGCCGCGGAAGGCCGCCTGCTGTGTCAGTCGAAGGAAGTGATGATGCGTGA
- a CDS encoding SPFH domain-containing protein, with translation MSPADTPALNRSREVPASTQSGYVMLLVSLALVSAAAWMFFDTLAADGEPAGLMLLGSLLTGIIGLFILTGFYMINPNEAAAIQLFGAYKGTDRNEGLRWVLPWLGKTKIAVRANNVISQTIKVNDARGNPIEMAAQVVWRVTDTAQALFDVDDYREFVTAQIEAAVRSIGSRYPYDDIEHHEITLRGNHDEVSAELRIALIERLSVAGITVDECGLTHLAYAPEIAGAMLRRQQAEAVIAARKKLVEGAVTMVEMALTQLSEKNVVELDDERRATMVSNLMVVLCGERETQPVVNAGSLY, from the coding sequence ATGTCCCCTGCTGATACCCCTGCCCTGAACCGCAGCCGCGAAGTCCCGGCCTCCACCCAAAGCGGCTATGTCATGCTGCTGGTCAGCCTTGCGCTGGTGTCAGCGGCGGCGTGGATGTTCTTCGACACGCTGGCCGCCGATGGCGAGCCTGCGGGTCTGATGCTGCTCGGCTCGCTGCTCACCGGCATCATCGGCCTGTTCATCCTCACCGGCTTCTACATGATCAACCCGAACGAGGCCGCCGCGATCCAGCTGTTCGGCGCCTACAAGGGCACCGACCGCAACGAAGGCCTGCGCTGGGTGCTGCCGTGGCTCGGCAAGACCAAGATCGCGGTGCGCGCCAACAACGTCATTTCGCAGACCATCAAGGTCAACGACGCGCGCGGCAACCCGATCGAAATGGCTGCTCAGGTCGTGTGGCGCGTCACCGACACCGCGCAGGCGTTGTTCGATGTCGATGACTACCGTGAATTCGTCACCGCCCAGATCGAGGCCGCGGTGCGTTCGATCGGATCGCGCTATCCCTATGACGACATCGAGCATCACGAGATCACCCTGCGCGGCAACCATGATGAAGTCAGCGCCGAACTGCGCATCGCGCTGATCGAGCGGCTGTCGGTGGCGGGGATCACGGTCGACGAATGCGGCCTCACCCACCTTGCCTATGCTCCCGAAATCGCCGGGGCCATGCTGCGCCGCCAGCAGGCCGAAGCGGTGATCGCCGCGCGCAAGAAGCTGGTCGAAGGCGCGGTGACGATGGTCGAAATGGCGCTCACCCAGCTGTCCGAGAAGAACGTCGTCGAACTCGACGACGAACGCCGCGCAACGATGGTGTCGAACCTGATGGTGGTGCTGTGCGGCGAGCGCGAGACGCAGCCCGTGGTCAACGCCGGGTCGCTCTACTGA
- a CDS encoding TIR domain-containing protein, whose translation MASDDDTAGTARPLLFVSYSRGDLARARPVIELLEGAGYDAWWDGRLEGGENYLQTTETALEGAAAVVVLWSATSVDSHWVRDEAQRGRERGCLVPLTIDGTMAPLGFRQFQLLDISGWDGSPVSPEAARILVAVKARVGEGAPATTPVRAPSPAAPAPRAGISRRTVMIGGAGAVGAAGLLGAWQFGLFGSPANATTSMVVLPFANETGDPEKKYFSDGLARELRTILARNPRLKVVAPTSSSVEGEDEFALGRKLGVAHVLRGAVQRDTAKVRVQADLVTVENGEVVWSDQYDGTLEDVFAVQSEIAGKVALSLVAKIASETEAKQSLATQADIGGTQSVEAYEAFLRGMALYDLGAGGDSDLSGLAQFEAAIAADPDYAAAHAMRATMLLNLAVAASDAGETRRLFAEAITAAKRAIALEERLAQGHLALGFALNNGQLKRAAALPSYQAAERLGAGDGDVLRQVATFYSYGAEHERAGRLIETALELDPLNARAFRSAGFVALMAHDYPKVISRMERALALNPTLASAYYAMAVARLAQGDAAGALALAEKERTPIFRLTATAAAAARLGDTAGSAKAMAQILADYGDAALYQQAQVKAQQGDKAAALALLDRAVGEGDPGLLWAPRDPLLDPLRGEPAFGELLSRLGS comes from the coding sequence GTGGCAAGCGACGACGACACCGCAGGCACCGCTCGCCCGCTGCTGTTCGTCAGCTATTCGCGCGGCGATCTGGCGCGCGCGCGCCCGGTCATCGAACTGCTCGAAGGCGCAGGCTATGATGCCTGGTGGGATGGGCGGCTGGAGGGGGGCGAGAACTATCTCCAGACCACCGAAACCGCGCTGGAAGGCGCGGCGGCCGTGGTGGTGCTGTGGTCGGCGACGTCGGTGGATTCGCACTGGGTGCGCGACGAGGCGCAGCGCGGGCGCGAGCGCGGGTGTCTGGTGCCGCTGACCATCGACGGAACGATGGCCCCGCTCGGCTTCCGGCAGTTCCAGTTGCTCGACATCTCCGGCTGGGACGGATCGCCCGTCAGCCCCGAGGCGGCGCGGATTCTGGTGGCGGTGAAGGCGCGGGTGGGCGAGGGCGCACCGGCCACGACACCTGTGCGCGCCCCATCCCCTGCGGCACCTGCGCCGCGTGCCGGGATATCCCGGCGCACCGTGATGATCGGCGGCGCGGGCGCGGTCGGCGCGGCGGGGTTGCTGGGCGCGTGGCAGTTCGGCCTGTTCGGCTCGCCTGCCAATGCGACAACCTCGATGGTGGTGCTGCCCTTCGCCAATGAGACCGGCGACCCGGAAAAGAAGTATTTCTCCGATGGTCTCGCGCGCGAATTGCGCACTATCCTCGCGCGCAATCCGCGCCTCAAGGTCGTCGCGCCTACCTCATCCTCGGTGGAGGGCGAGGACGAATTCGCCCTCGGCCGAAAGCTGGGCGTGGCCCATGTCCTGCGCGGCGCGGTGCAACGCGACACCGCCAAGGTGCGGGTTCAGGCCGATCTGGTAACGGTCGAGAACGGCGAAGTGGTCTGGTCCGACCAGTATGACGGCACGCTCGAAGATGTCTTCGCGGTGCAGTCCGAAATCGCGGGGAAGGTGGCGCTGTCGCTGGTCGCGAAGATCGCCTCCGAAACCGAAGCCAAGCAGTCGCTCGCCACGCAAGCCGACATTGGCGGCACGCAAAGCGTCGAGGCCTATGAGGCCTTCCTGCGCGGCATGGCGCTCTATGATCTGGGCGCGGGCGGCGATTCCGACCTGAGCGGTCTTGCCCAGTTCGAGGCCGCGATTGCCGCCGATCCCGATTACGCCGCCGCCCATGCGATGCGCGCGACGATGCTGCTCAACCTCGCGGTGGCAGCCAGCGATGCGGGCGAGACGCGGCGGCTGTTTGCCGAGGCGATCACCGCCGCCAAGCGCGCCATCGCGCTGGAGGAGCGGTTGGCGCAGGGGCACCTTGCCTTGGGCTTTGCGCTCAACAACGGGCAATTGAAGCGCGCGGCGGCCCTGCCGTCCTATCAGGCAGCCGAGCGGCTGGGCGCGGGCGATGGCGATGTGCTGCGACAGGTGGCGACCTTCTATTCCTATGGCGCCGAACACGAGCGCGCCGGGCGGCTGATCGAGACCGCGCTGGAGCTCGACCCGCTCAACGCCCGCGCCTTCCGTTCGGCGGGCTTCGTGGCGCTGATGGCGCATGATTATCCCAAGGTCATCAGCCGGATGGAGCGCGCGCTGGCGCTCAACCCGACGCTTGCCAGCGCCTATTATGCGATGGCGGTGGCGCGCCTGGCGCAGGGCGATGCGGCGGGCGCGCTGGCGCTGGCGGAGAAGGAGCGCACGCCGATCTTCCGCCTGACCGCCACTGCCGCGGCCGCTGCGCGGCTGGGCGATACCGCCGGCTCGGCCAAGGCGATGGCGCAGATCCTTGCCGATTATGGCGATGCCGCGCTCTACCAGCAGGCGCAGGTCAAGGCGCAGCAGGGGGACAAGGCGGCGGCGCTGGCGCTGCTTGACCGGGCGGTTGGCGAGGGCGATCCGGGGCTGCTGTGGGCGCCGCGCGATCCGCTGCTCGATCCGCTGCGCGGCGAGCCTGCATTCGGCGAATTGCTTTCCCGCCTCGGGTCATGA
- a CDS encoding trypsin-like serine protease produces MGGWLALGLAIALPSAAATAQDAPVPRVYPPTGFERAPTNPDPERLARDTAAADAAEAACDAGDLAGCTRYGAAFETGAGRAQNRPVAELLYRQACNGAEAEGCYRLAELLRFADNRAAWRVSADLYVRACQLGWAAGCDEQANDIEGGVFGVSDPEGAAAMRRANCARGSAASCQRLGELLTAPFATPAEKAEGRALFDRECRAGAVEACSSAAGFAQDDEGGPGPRTRTYQGLGCGAGNAWACDALGKAVLRGEWDGGAAQAGVDPRLVAIRLFDRACAIDSWRCDTARAVRDEAALNADCLQGAVVACLLLARVYEQEGGPLEDLPRGAWLRGMACEVGDPAADRGETCARAGERALGHIEAGVTAFDPRRVESWLVSGCDAGSREACLKLGDGLAQGTILAADVPRALTLFGTLCEQGYRDGCDRLRGASRLTPDAPLLVAADDSPPPEYSDEEMAAMAAAHMEDQRRREEEQNARACTTTDVEFRGTRYIDVICVQVTAVINGFVAKVGSAPWQALLWRPEKMGQRTLTRDQRVLCGGAVIRPGWILTAAHCLTDTVDGVRYPVRTSGHRIRLGVFNPIADEGFSYPILNVIQHPDYKRDKFVFDIALVQYDPARGQKLGVVRPVAQIRLDRKAAEARPIPARMAVYTFGWGRTALEGGAPPDRLRGARLELLDNQACGNLTGFSADRRDIVLCGAGPRGQQACYGDSGGPLITYGEADKVPTVIGVVSAGIKCGTTGVASRFTRIGHKRVQAWLRSILPDLMRP; encoded by the coding sequence ATGGGGGGATGGCTCGCTCTGGGTCTCGCCATTGCCCTGCCCTCCGCCGCCGCCACCGCACAGGATGCGCCCGTGCCGCGCGTCTATCCGCCGACCGGCTTCGAACGCGCCCCCACCAACCCCGATCCCGAACGCCTCGCGCGCGATACCGCCGCCGCCGATGCCGCCGAGGCGGCGTGCGATGCAGGCGATCTTGCCGGATGCACCCGCTACGGCGCGGCGTTCGAGACCGGCGCAGGCCGTGCACAAAACCGCCCGGTCGCCGAACTGCTCTACCGTCAGGCCTGCAACGGGGCCGAGGCCGAGGGCTGCTATCGCCTCGCCGAATTGCTGCGCTTTGCCGATAATCGCGCGGCGTGGCGGGTTTCGGCCGATCTCTATGTCCGCGCCTGCCAGCTGGGCTGGGCGGCGGGGTGCGACGAGCAGGCCAATGATATCGAGGGCGGCGTGTTCGGCGTCTCCGATCCCGAGGGCGCTGCGGCGATGCGCCGCGCCAATTGCGCGCGCGGCAGTGCCGCAAGCTGCCAGCGGCTTGGCGAGCTGCTGACCGCCCCCTTCGCCACGCCCGCCGAAAAGGCCGAAGGTCGCGCGCTGTTCGATCGGGAATGCCGCGCCGGGGCAGTGGAGGCGTGCAGCTCTGCTGCGGGCTTTGCGCAGGACGACGAAGGCGGCCCCGGCCCGCGCACCCGCACCTATCAGGGGCTGGGCTGCGGCGCGGGCAATGCCTGGGCCTGCGACGCACTGGGCAAGGCGGTGCTGCGCGGCGAGTGGGACGGCGGCGCGGCACAGGCGGGGGTTGATCCGCGCCTTGTCGCCATCCGGTTGTTCGACCGCGCCTGCGCCATCGACAGCTGGCGCTGCGACACCGCGCGGGCGGTGCGCGACGAAGCGGCGCTGAACGCCGATTGCCTGCAAGGCGCGGTAGTCGCCTGCCTGCTGCTGGCGCGGGTCTATGAACAGGAGGGCGGCCCTCTCGAAGACCTGCCGCGCGGCGCATGGCTGCGCGGGATGGCCTGCGAAGTCGGCGATCCGGCTGCCGACCGAGGCGAGACCTGCGCCCGCGCGGGCGAGCGGGCGCTGGGGCATATCGAGGCCGGGGTCACCGCCTTCGACCCGCGCCGGGTCGAAAGCTGGCTGGTGAGCGGATGCGACGCCGGATCGCGCGAGGCCTGCCTCAAGCTTGGCGACGGGCTGGCGCAGGGCACGATCCTTGCGGCAGACGTGCCGCGCGCGCTGACGCTGTTCGGGACGCTGTGCGAACAGGGCTATCGCGATGGCTGCGACCGGCTGAGGGGCGCCAGCCGTCTTACGCCCGACGCACCGCTTCTGGTGGCCGCAGACGATAGCCCCCCGCCCGAATATTCCGACGAGGAAATGGCGGCGATGGCCGCGGCCCACATGGAAGACCAGCGCCGCCGGGAAGAGGAGCAGAACGCCAGAGCCTGCACCACCACCGACGTCGAATTTCGCGGCACGCGCTATATCGATGTGATCTGCGTGCAGGTGACGGCGGTGATCAACGGCTTTGTCGCCAAGGTCGGCAGCGCGCCGTGGCAGGCGCTGCTGTGGCGGCCCGAAAAGATGGGGCAGCGCACACTCACCCGCGACCAGCGGGTGCTGTGCGGCGGCGCGGTGATCCGACCGGGCTGGATCCTCACCGCCGCGCACTGCCTGACCGACACCGTCGACGGGGTGCGCTATCCGGTGCGAACCAGCGGTCACCGCATCCGGCTGGGGGTGTTCAACCCGATCGCGGACGAAGGCTTCAGCTATCCGATCCTGAATGTGATCCAGCATCCCGATTACAAGCGCGACAAGTTCGTCTTCGACATTGCGCTCGTCCAGTATGATCCGGCCCGCGGCCAGAAGCTGGGGGTGGTGCGGCCGGTTGCGCAGATCCGGCTCGATCGCAAGGCCGCCGAAGCGCGCCCGATCCCGGCGCGGATGGCGGTCTATACTTTCGGCTGGGGCCGCACCGCGCTGGAAGGCGGCGCACCGCCCGACCGGCTGCGCGGGGCGCGGCTCGAACTGCTCGACAATCAGGCCTGCGGCAACCTCACCGGCTTTTCCGCCGATCGGCGCGACATCGTGCTGTGCGGCGCAGGGCCGCGCGGCCAGCAGGCGTGCTACGGTGACAGCGGCGGGCCGCTCATCACCTATGGCGAGGCCGACAAGGTGCCGACCGTGATCGGGGTGGTGAGCGCCGGAATCAAATGCGGGACGACCGGAGTGGCGAGCCGCTTCACCCGCATCGGCCATAAGCGCGTGCAAGCGTGGCTTAGGTCGATCCTGCCGGATCTTATGCGGCCCTAA
- a CDS encoding GNAT family N-acetyltransferase has protein sequence MKPLGASELAIDPAPVRRSASAVCSVGSLSVALLRPAGLTPADRAHWAALSACAAPGNIFAADWFMAPAIRHCARDWSLRLAVVREASGVWLGVLPLTQEAQIGRWPVPTFHSWKAANQFIGTPLVRAGAERAFWQALLDHLDRHPGLVLGLCCDTLPLDDPAHLALVSLCAEQRRALHTCHSFTRPAQLASPAPDPAARRKLDKRLDTLARKLAQAHGPVRLVRHDHPEDCEPWLAAFLALERAGWKGRAASALACQAATASLFRDVIRRSQRAGAARLVSLSAGEKIVAMSSWFVADGHGYGFKMAFDESLRAFAPGRLLMREVAGIAQGEGLRLFDTCAAPDAPGDPLWPDRRAFATQAVAIGGRARQAVFDRLMRARRLAR, from the coding sequence GTGAAACCGCTCGGCGCATCCGAATTGGCTATCGATCCGGCCCCGGTGCGGCGCTCCGCCAGCGCGGTCTGTAGCGTTGGCAGCCTGTCGGTCGCGCTGTTGCGACCCGCCGGGCTGACGCCTGCCGACCGTGCCCATTGGGCCGCGCTTTCGGCTTGCGCTGCGCCGGGCAATATCTTTGCCGCCGACTGGTTCATGGCGCCCGCCATCCGCCACTGCGCGCGCGACTGGTCGTTGCGGCTTGCCGTGGTGCGCGAAGCCTCGGGCGTGTGGCTCGGGGTGCTGCCGTTGACACAGGAGGCGCAGATCGGGCGCTGGCCTGTGCCCACCTTCCACAGCTGGAAGGCCGCCAACCAGTTCATCGGCACCCCGTTGGTGCGCGCCGGGGCGGAGCGGGCGTTCTGGCAGGCCTTGCTCGATCACCTCGACCGCCATCCGGGGCTGGTGCTGGGCCTGTGCTGCGATACCCTGCCGCTCGACGATCCGGCGCATCTTGCGCTCGTCAGCCTGTGTGCGGAGCAGCGGCGCGCCTTGCACACCTGCCACAGCTTCACCCGCCCCGCGCAGCTGGCCAGCCCCGCGCCCGATCCGGCGGCGCGGCGCAAGCTCGACAAGCGGCTCGACACGCTCGCGCGCAAGCTGGCGCAGGCCCACGGCCCGGTGCGACTGGTGCGCCACGATCATCCCGAGGATTGCGAACCGTGGCTGGCCGCCTTTCTCGCGCTGGAGCGCGCCGGATGGAAGGGGCGCGCGGCCTCCGCGCTGGCGTGCCAGGCGGCAACCGCCAGCCTGTTTCGCGACGTCATCCGCCGCAGCCAGCGGGCGGGCGCGGCGCGGCTTGTCAGCCTGAGCGCGGGCGAGAAAATCGTCGCGATGTCGAGCTGGTTTGTGGCCGACGGCCATGGCTATGGCTTCAAGATGGCCTTCGACGAGAGCTTGCGCGCCTTTGCGCCGGGACGCTTGCTGATGCGGGAGGTGGCCGGGATCGCGCAGGGCGAAGGCCTCCGCCTGTTCGACACCTGCGCTGCGCCGGACGCGCCCGGCGATCCGCTCTGGCCCGACCGCCGCGCCTTTGCCACGCAGGCCGTGGCGATCGGCGGGCGGGCGCGGCAGGCCGTGTTCGACCGGCTGATGCGGGCGCGTCGTCTGGCGCGTTAG
- a CDS encoding JmjC domain-containing protein → MSLIDPLSVPQLAARYPRAPGRVRHTLTGHRLLGYDALAEAARAMPPAHVETRVGNAVDGEGFRKVEGAAPPDETIAAGGTLPQWTMLRYIEQLPAYRALLMELLGELAPVIGPATGAPRDVKGFIFISGPGTHTPFHFDAEYNILFQIAGDKIFAAYPPAPPFLDLAQREAYHRAGENMLDWTPDFAAAGEQHLLGPGDALFVPHAAPHWVRAGDQPSVSLSVTWQCRTSRAVADALRLNPLLRRVGLPPFDPARRRSAPWVRAAAGRVGHRVGLL, encoded by the coding sequence ATGTCGTTGATTGACCCGCTTTCGGTGCCACAACTGGCGGCGCGCTATCCGCGAGCGCCGGGGCGTGTGCGCCACACCCTGACAGGCCACCGGCTGCTGGGCTACGACGCGCTGGCCGAAGCCGCACGCGCCATGCCGCCCGCGCACGTCGAGACGCGGGTGGGCAACGCGGTTGACGGCGAGGGCTTCCGCAAGGTGGAAGGCGCTGCTCCCCCGGACGAGACAATCGCCGCAGGCGGCACTTTGCCGCAATGGACGATGCTACGTTATATCGAGCAATTGCCGGCCTACCGCGCGCTGCTGATGGAGCTGCTTGGCGAACTGGCGCCGGTGATCGGCCCGGCAACCGGCGCGCCGCGCGATGTGAAGGGCTTCATCTTCATCTCCGGCCCCGGCACCCACACCCCGTTCCACTTCGATGCCGAATACAACATCTTGTTCCAGATTGCCGGCGACAAGATCTTCGCGGCCTATCCGCCCGCTCCGCCCTTCCTCGATCTGGCGCAGCGCGAGGCCTATCACCGGGCGGGCGAGAATATGCTCGACTGGACGCCTGACTTTGCCGCAGCGGGCGAGCAGCACCTGCTTGGCCCGGGTGATGCGCTGTTCGTTCCCCACGCCGCGCCGCATTGGGTGCGGGCGGGGGATCAACCCTCCGTCTCCCTGTCGGTGACCTGGCAGTGCCGCACCAGCCGCGCGGTGGCCGATGCGCTGCGGCTCAACCCGCTGCTGCGGCGGGTGGGCCTGCCCCCGTTCGATCCGGCGCGGCGCCGCTCGGCCCCGTGGGTGCGGGCGGCGGCGGGGCGGGTCGGGCACAGGGTCGGCCTGCTGTGA
- a CDS encoding gamma-glutamyltransferase family protein, with translation MRILTPLLLAGAALLLPAALAAEETPNPAATTPEATRGIGPGARPVGAPWSRSPVVAPHGMAATAHPLATQIALDILKAGGSAVDAAIAANAALGLMEPTGNGIGGDLFAIVYDPKTGQLIGINGSGRSPAGQTLDQLKAKLPAGATSIPPVGPLPVTIPGTVDAWFDLHARFGKLPMADVLAPTIRYAREGHPVAPVIAMYMERGLKNYERQLKKNPFEFDNARKVYFKDGRAPRAGEMFRNPDLASTLEAIATGGRDAFYKGQLAKVMADYLQRQGSAFTLADFERHDSAWVDVACVHYRKGYELCELPPNSQGFAALQMVNILKNIDLAQWERGSPEVIHYITEAKRLAFEDAARFYADPAFAKVPAELLTDEYGKQRFALIDPAKATDKFSPGALVAPKLEGEGDTTYLTVADNSGMMVSLIQSNYRGMGGGLVPDGLGFMFQDRGELYSLDPAHPNAYAPAKRPFQTIIPAFIKKDGKPWMSFGLMGGGMQPQGHVQVLINLVDYGMNLQEAGDAARLHHDGGRQPTDALAGSETDTVALDTLGVLQVEPGISGATVAALREMGHNVEVETTGIPFGGYQAIARDPVTGVYTGATEMRKDGQASGY, from the coding sequence ATGCGTATCCTGACCCCCCTGCTCCTTGCCGGAGCCGCCTTGCTTCTCCCCGCCGCGCTCGCCGCCGAGGAGACCCCCAACCCCGCCGCGACCACCCCAGAGGCCACCCGCGGCATCGGACCCGGCGCGCGGCCCGTCGGCGCGCCGTGGAGCCGCTCGCCGGTGGTTGCCCCGCATGGCATGGCCGCCACCGCTCACCCGCTCGCAACGCAAATCGCGCTCGACATTCTCAAGGCCGGCGGATCGGCGGTCGATGCCGCGATTGCCGCCAATGCCGCGCTTGGGCTGATGGAACCGACCGGCAACGGCATCGGCGGGGATCTGTTCGCGATTGTCTATGATCCCAAGACCGGCCAGCTGATCGGCATCAACGGATCGGGCCGCTCGCCCGCCGGGCAGACGCTCGATCAGCTCAAGGCCAAGCTCCCCGCAGGGGCGACCTCGATCCCTCCGGTTGGCCCGCTTCCGGTGACGATCCCCGGCACGGTCGATGCGTGGTTCGATCTCCACGCCCGCTTCGGCAAGCTGCCGATGGCAGACGTGCTCGCCCCCACCATCCGCTACGCGCGCGAAGGCCACCCGGTCGCTCCCGTGATCGCGATGTACATGGAACGCGGCCTGAAGAATTACGAACGCCAGCTGAAGAAGAACCCGTTCGAATTCGACAATGCCCGCAAGGTCTATTTCAAGGATGGCCGCGCGCCGCGCGCCGGAGAGATGTTCCGCAATCCCGATCTGGCCAGCACGCTGGAAGCCATTGCCACAGGTGGGCGCGATGCCTTCTACAAGGGCCAGCTTGCCAAGGTCATGGCCGACTACCTCCAGCGGCAGGGCAGCGCCTTCACGCTCGCCGATTTCGAACGCCATGACAGCGCCTGGGTCGATGTCGCCTGCGTCCATTATCGCAAGGGCTACGAGCTGTGCGAGCTGCCGCCCAACTCGCAAGGCTTCGCCGCGCTGCAAATGGTCAACATCCTGAAGAATATCGACCTTGCCCAGTGGGAGCGCGGATCGCCGGAGGTCATCCACTATATCACCGAGGCCAAGCGCCTCGCCTTCGAGGATGCCGCGCGCTTTTACGCCGACCCGGCCTTTGCCAAGGTGCCTGCCGAGCTGCTGACCGATGAATATGGCAAGCAGCGCTTTGCCCTGATTGACCCGGCCAAGGCGACCGACAAGTTCTCCCCCGGCGCGCTGGTCGCCCCCAAGCTGGAGGGCGAAGGCGACACCACCTACCTCACCGTCGCCGACAATTCGGGCATGATGGTGAGCCTCATCCAGTCGAACTATCGCGGCATGGGCGGCGGGCTGGTGCCCGATGGCCTCGGCTTCATGTTCCAGGACCGGGGCGAGCTCTACAGCCTCGATCCCGCGCACCCCAACGCCTATGCGCCCGCCAAGCGCCCGTTCCAGACGATCATCCCGGCCTTCATCAAGAAGGACGGCAAGCCGTGGATGAGCTTCGGGCTGATGGGCGGCGGGATGCAGCCGCAGGGCCATGTGCAGGTGCTGATCAACCTCGTCGATTACGGGATGAACCTGCAAGAGGCGGGCGATGCCGCGCGGCTCCACCATGATGGCGGCCGCCAGCCGACCGATGCGTTGGCGGGCAGTGAGACCGATACGGTGGCGCTCGACACGCTGGGCGTGTTGCAGGTCGAGCCCGGCATCTCCGGCGCGACGGTCGCTGCGCTGCGCGAAATGGGCCACAATGTCGAAGTGGAGACCACCGGCATCCCCTTCGGCGGCTATCAGGCCATCGCCCGCGATCCGGTGACCGGGGTCTACACCGGCGCGACCGAGATGCGTAAGGACGGGCAGGCGAGCGGTTACTGA
- a CDS encoding DUF2306 domain-containing protein, with amino-acid sequence MTTLALPFATRRTNAAAAAKPGFDIGPAARTAISLACFTMSFAIIWALGRAALGLAPDVSAYAKLPIIIHVAAVLPTIPLGGWLLLAKKGTALHKQLGKLWLVLMLVTASSAIFIQSSGSFSWIHLFVPLTFHAAWKVMATARAGNIAAHKAHLVRTYLTALMIPGIAAFLIPGRLMQVLLLG; translated from the coding sequence ATGACCACCCTCGCCCTGCCCTTTGCCACCCGCCGCACGAATGCCGCCGCTGCCGCCAAGCCGGGCTTTGACATTGGCCCGGCTGCACGCACCGCGATCAGCCTCGCCTGCTTCACGATGAGCTTTGCGATCATCTGGGCGCTGGGCCGCGCCGCGCTGGGGCTGGCACCGGATGTCAGCGCCTATGCCAAGCTGCCGATCATCATCCACGTTGCCGCCGTGCTCCCCACCATCCCGCTGGGCGGCTGGCTGCTGCTCGCGAAGAAAGGCACCGCGCTCCACAAGCAGCTCGGCAAGCTGTGGCTGGTGCTGATGCTGGTTACCGCCAGCTCGGCGATCTTCATCCAGTCGAGCGGGAGCTTCAGCTGGATTCACCTCTTCGTGCCGCTGACCTTTCACGCCGCCTGGAAGGTGATGGCGACCGCGCGGGCCGGGAACATCGCCGCGCACAAGGCGCACCTGGTGCGCACCTATCTGACCGCGCTGATGATCCCCGGTATCGCCGCCTTCCTGATCCCGGGCCGACTGATGCAGGTGCTGCTGCTGGGCTGA
- a CDS encoding LytTR family DNA-binding domain-containing protein encodes MTAPTPSPRHALLRRIIIDLAVMSVIGVFLAIIGPFGSIAAPLPERLVTWLGFAWLGYACYRPMQAIVCWGERALALPRWGMLTATCLVATVPMTFAVLAVNMLPSGEWRWPGLEVLVGTYFSVLVIGSAVTVLFNVVQGRPAEAPPAAAPMPVSQPAAPPAPVSEPATIPAPTAPPPLAASAPHPLLDQLPPELGSQIIALEMEDHYVRVHTMLGSALVLMRLRDAVALVGEIEGMQVHRSWWVARGAVEEVLREGRNVRLRLPRGIEAPVARAQVAPLRDARWI; translated from the coding sequence ATGACGGCCCCAACGCCCTCGCCCCGCCACGCGCTGCTGCGCCGGATCATCATTGATCTGGCGGTGATGAGCGTGATCGGGGTGTTCCTCGCGATCATCGGCCCCTTCGGCAGCATTGCAGCACCCTTGCCCGAACGGCTGGTGACCTGGCTCGGCTTCGCCTGGCTCGGCTATGCCTGCTACCGCCCGATGCAGGCGATAGTCTGCTGGGGCGAGCGGGCGCTGGCCCTGCCGCGCTGGGGGATGCTGACGGCGACCTGTCTGGTGGCGACAGTGCCGATGACCTTTGCGGTGCTGGCGGTGAATATGTTGCCGAGCGGCGAATGGCGCTGGCCGGGGCTGGAGGTGCTGGTGGGCACCTATTTCTCGGTGCTGGTGATCGGGAGCGCGGTGACGGTGCTGTTCAATGTGGTGCAGGGCCGCCCTGCCGAAGCACCTCCTGCCGCCGCGCCCATGCCCGTGTCCCAGCCAGCCGCCCCGCCTGCGCCGGTCAGCGAACCCGCAACCATCCCCGCGCCGACCGCCCCGCCCCCACTGGCAGCAAGCGCGCCGCATCCGCTGCTCGACCAGCTGCCGCCCGAGCTGGGGAGCCAGATCATCGCGCTGGAGATGGAAGATCACTACGTCCGCGTGCACACCATGCTGGGATCGGCGCTGGTGCTGATGCGGCTGCGCGATGCGGTGGCGCTGGTGGGCGAGATCGAGGGGATGCAGGTGCACCGCAGCTGGTGGGTCGCGCGCGGCGCGGTCGAGGAAGTGCTGCGCGAGGGGCGCAATGTCCGCCTGCGCTTGCCGCGCGGGATCGAAGCCCCGGTCGCCCGCGCGCAGGTTGCGCCCTTGCGCGACGCGCGCTGGATCTGA